From Rhineura floridana isolate rRhiFlo1 chromosome 5, rRhiFlo1.hap2, whole genome shotgun sequence, a single genomic window includes:
- the GPR18 gene encoding N-arachidonyl glycine receptor: MNNYNQNLITMPGNNHPEEYRISSLVFYSFIFTIGLFVNITALWVFSCTTKKRTTITIYMMNVALLDLFFIFSLPFRMFYYSKRSWFFGDIFCRVLSTFTVFYPSIALWLLAFISIDRYMAVVQPKHAKELKNTTKALIACTGLWIITLATTSPLLFLDSDPDRTSNFTACIKMMDIIYLKEVSILNFSRLIFFFLIPLLIMIGCYLVIIYSLIHGRTSKLKPKAKERSIRIILTLIIQVLVCFVPFHICFAFLMLHHGTVSYSPWGAFTTFLMNLSTCLDVILYYLVSKQFQARVISVMLYRNYLRSVRRKSIRSGSMRSLSNINSEMI; encoded by the coding sequence ATGAATAACTACAATCAAAATCTAATTACAATGCCTGGAAATAACCATCCTGAAGAGTATAGAATTTCATCACTTGTCTTCTACAGCTTTATTTTCACAATTGGCTTATTTGTTAATATCACAGCTCTCTGGGTCTTCAGCTGTACCACCAAGAAGAGAACAACTATAACTATCTACATGATGAATGTTGCACTGCTTGACTTATTCTTTATATTTTCTTTGCCTTTTCGGATGTTTTACTATAGCAAACGATCTTGGTTCTTTGGAGATATCTTCTGCCGGGTTCTTAGCACATTTACTGTTTTTTACCCCAGCATCGCTCTATGGCTGCTAGCGTTTATAAGCATTGACAGATATATGGCTGTCGTGCAGCCTAAACATGCCAAGGAACTCAAGAACACAACCAAAGCTCTGATAGCTTGCACAGGACTTTGGATAATTACGCTAGCAACAACCTCTCCACTCCTGTTCTTGGATTCTGATCCAGACAGAACTTCTAACTTCACCGCCTGCATTAAGATGATGGATATTATCTACCTAAAGGAAGTCAGCATATTAAATTTTTCtcgactgattttttttttcttgattcCCCTACTTATCATGATTGGTTGTTACCTAGTTATCATTTACAGtctcattcatggaagaacttcTAAGCTGAAACCAAAGGCTAAAGAGAGGTCAATCAGAATTATTTTGACACTGATTATCCAAGTGCTTGTTTGTTTTGTGCCTTTtcacatttgttttgcattcctgatgCTCCACCATGGAACAGTAAGTTACAGCCCATGGGGAGCATTTACTACCTTTCTCATGAATCTCAGCACATGCCTTGACGTAATTCTGTACTACCTTGTTTCTAAACAATTTCAGGCCCGAGTAATCAGCGTCATGCTTTATCGTAATTATCTTCGAAGCGTACGAAGAAAAAGTATAAGATCTGGTAGCATGAGGTCATTAAGTAATATCAACAGTGAGatgatataa